From the genome of Candidatus Electrothrix communis, one region includes:
- the nadC gene encoding carboxylating nicotinate-nucleotide diphosphorylase encodes MDSFLLDEQLRNFLREDLEHGDITTDAIFSDQETATVTIRAREPLIAAGMEQIAARVFRLLDERVTFFQATLDGQQVNAGEVLMTVSGSVRTLLRGERVALNLVQRLCAIATLTRQYVDAVQGLRVNIADTRKTTPGLRMLEKYAVRIGGGRNHRYSLSDGVLIKDNHIAACGSLRRAVEKARAAAPHTIAIEVETDTLEQVQECLECGVQIIMLDNMDLATMRQAVTMINGQALIEASGGVNLDTVRGIAETGVDIISVGALTHSARSCDIGLDW; translated from the coding sequence ATGGACTCCTTTCTCCTTGACGAACAACTCCGCAACTTTTTGCGAGAAGACCTTGAGCATGGCGACATCACCACTGATGCCATCTTTTCTGATCAGGAAACCGCTACCGTCACCATCAGAGCGCGGGAGCCTCTCATCGCTGCTGGTATGGAACAGATCGCTGCCAGGGTTTTCCGTCTGCTTGATGAACGAGTAACTTTTTTTCAGGCAACATTGGACGGGCAGCAGGTAAACGCCGGTGAGGTGCTGATGACTGTTAGCGGCTCTGTACGCACCCTGCTCCGGGGAGAACGGGTAGCCTTAAATCTCGTCCAGCGACTCTGCGCTATCGCCACCCTGACCCGGCAATACGTGGATGCTGTGCAGGGGCTCAGGGTCAACATTGCCGACACCCGCAAGACCACACCGGGCCTGCGAATGCTAGAAAAATACGCTGTGCGGATCGGTGGGGGCAGAAATCACCGCTACAGCCTCAGCGACGGAGTTCTGATCAAGGATAACCATATCGCTGCCTGCGGCTCTCTCCGTCGAGCCGTGGAAAAGGCGCGAGCAGCAGCACCGCATACCATCGCCATTGAGGTGGAAACCGATACCTTGGAACAGGTGCAGGAGTGCCTGGAGTGCGGCGTCCAGATCATCATGCTGGATAATATGGATCTCGCCACCATGCGACAGGCCGTCACCATGATCAATGGACAGGCCTTAATTGAGGCTTCTGGCGGGGTAAACCTGGACACGGTGCGGGGGATCGCTGAAACCGGGGTGGATATTATCTCGGTCGGGGCGCTGACCCACTCTGCTCGGTCCTGTGATATCGGACTTGATTGGTAG
- the pgm gene encoding phosphoglucomutase (alpha-D-glucose-1,6-bisphosphate-dependent) codes for MSTHHLAGKPAPKSILVNVPELISAYFTRKPDVQQAAERVSFGTSGHRGSSLKRSFNEAHILAVTQAVCEYRQEAGIDGILFMGMDTHPLSWPAQLTALQVLAANGVEVRIAAGSGTDQFGYTPTPVISHAILTHNGVDDESDNSRKLCDGIVITPSHNPPADGGFKYNPPHGGPADTDVTKVIEARANAILEDNLAAVKAIPLQEALKAENVQLYDYITPYVNDLEQVVDMKIIAASGIRIGADAMGGAGMAYWQAIKERYGLNMEIFHNSLDSTFSFMHCDKDGKIRMDCSSPYAMAGLVAMKEDFAISFGNDTDFDRHGIVTKSVGLMNPNHYLSVAISYLAQNRPQWRTDLSIGKTLVSSSIIDRAAAHLGRKVVEVPVGFKWFVDGLLKGTVFFGGEESAGASFLRKDGTVWSTDKDGIILNLLAAEITAKTGRDPGEHYQELTEQFGAPIYARIDAPANPEQKAVLKNLKPEDVQVTTLAGEPIIAVLTNAPGNDAPIGGLKIVAKNGWCALRPSGTEDIYKIYAESFIDEAHLARIQEEAKEMVAALL; via the coding sequence ATGAGCACACACCATCTTGCAGGAAAACCTGCCCCGAAATCCATCTTAGTTAATGTCCCGGAGCTGATCTCCGCCTATTTCACCCGGAAGCCTGATGTTCAGCAGGCCGCTGAACGAGTCAGCTTCGGCACCTCGGGGCATCGCGGCAGCTCGTTAAAACGCAGCTTCAACGAGGCCCACATCCTGGCCGTGACCCAGGCGGTTTGCGAGTATCGGCAAGAAGCCGGTATTGACGGCATCCTCTTTATGGGCATGGATACCCACCCTCTGTCTTGGCCTGCCCAGCTGACAGCACTTCAGGTGCTTGCGGCCAACGGGGTTGAAGTTCGCATCGCTGCGGGTTCCGGTACTGACCAATTCGGCTACACACCGACCCCGGTTATCTCCCATGCTATCCTGACCCATAACGGCGTGGATGATGAAAGCGATAACAGCAGAAAACTCTGTGACGGCATCGTCATCACCCCGTCTCATAACCCACCAGCGGACGGCGGTTTCAAGTACAATCCCCCGCATGGTGGCCCAGCTGATACGGACGTAACCAAGGTCATCGAGGCCAGGGCCAACGCAATTCTGGAGGATAATCTCGCTGCTGTCAAAGCAATCCCGCTCCAGGAAGCACTCAAAGCAGAAAATGTGCAGTTGTACGATTATATCACGCCCTATGTCAACGATTTAGAACAGGTCGTTGATATGAAAATAATTGCTGCATCCGGTATTCGTATCGGTGCAGACGCTATGGGCGGGGCAGGGATGGCCTATTGGCAGGCGATTAAGGAGCGGTACGGCCTGAACATGGAGATCTTCCATAACAGCCTGGATTCCACCTTCTCCTTTATGCACTGCGATAAGGACGGCAAGATCCGGATGGACTGCTCCTCGCCCTATGCTATGGCCGGGCTGGTTGCCATGAAAGAGGATTTTGCTATCTCCTTTGGCAATGATACGGACTTTGATCGGCACGGGATCGTTACCAAGAGCGTCGGCCTGATGAACCCGAACCATTATCTCAGTGTTGCTATTTCCTATCTGGCCCAGAATCGTCCCCAATGGCGAACCGACCTCAGTATCGGCAAGACCTTGGTCAGCAGCTCCATCATTGATCGGGCTGCGGCCCATCTCGGCAGAAAGGTGGTTGAGGTACCGGTGGGCTTTAAGTGGTTTGTGGACGGCCTGCTTAAGGGAACGGTCTTTTTCGGCGGAGAGGAAAGCGCGGGCGCGAGCTTTCTCCGCAAAGACGGCACGGTCTGGAGCACGGACAAGGACGGCATTATCCTCAATCTGCTGGCAGCGGAAATCACGGCCAAAACCGGACGTGATCCGGGCGAGCATTACCAAGAGCTGACTGAGCAATTCGGCGCCCCCATCTACGCCCGCATTGATGCCCCCGCCAATCCGGAACAAAAGGCTGTGCTGAAAAATCTCAAGCCCGAAGACGTGCAGGTAACAACTCTGGCCGGGGAACCCATCATTGCTGTCCTGACCAATGCACCGGGCAATGACGCGCCTATCGGCGGCCTGAAAATCGTGGCAAAAAATGGTTGGTGTGCCCTGCGGCCCTCCGGGACCGAGGATATCTACAAGATCTACGCAGAAAGCTTCATTGACGAAGCGCACTTGGCCCGGATTCAGGAAGAGGCCAAGGAAATGGTTGCAGCCCTGCTGTAA